The Vidua macroura isolate BioBank_ID:100142 chromosome 4, ASM2450914v1, whole genome shotgun sequence genome window below encodes:
- the LOC128806237 gene encoding neuropeptide-like protein C4orf48 homolog isoform X1, with the protein MLRNAALVLVAVCSGHFKETITKTRERSEVPLPKMLAPCLLRRAILTAPFIFVVALLVTEPVRADQEAGTAIPAESRPCVDCHAFEFMQRALQDLKKTAYNLDTRTETLLLQVEKRNLCDCIAANLLN; encoded by the exons ATGCTCAGAAATGCTGCACTTGTTCTTGTAGCAGTTTGCAGCGGCCATTTCAAAGAAACCATCACAAAGACAAGAGAAAGATCAG AAGTACCCCTTCCCAAGATGCTGGCACCCTGCCTTCTGAGGAGAGCCATCCTTACAGCTCCTTTCATTTTTGTGGTTGCACTACTTGTCACGGAGCCTGTCAGAGCTGACCAAGAAGCAGGAACAGCCATACCAGCTGAAA GCCGCCCCTGTGTTGATTGCCATGCCTTTGAGTTCATgcagagagctctgcaggaTTTAAAGAAGACAGCATATAATCTAGACACAAGG ACAGAAACTCTGCTTCTTCAGgtggaaaagagaaatctgTGTGACTGCATAGCTGCCAATCTACTGAACTGA
- the LOC128806237 gene encoding neuropeptide-like protein C4orf48 homolog isoform X2, with amino-acid sequence MLAPCLLRRAILTAPFIFVVALLVTEPVRADQEAGTAIPAESRPCVDCHAFEFMQRALQDLKKTAYNLDTRTETLLLQVEKRNLCDCIAANLLN; translated from the exons ATGCTGGCACCCTGCCTTCTGAGGAGAGCCATCCTTACAGCTCCTTTCATTTTTGTGGTTGCACTACTTGTCACGGAGCCTGTCAGAGCTGACCAAGAAGCAGGAACAGCCATACCAGCTGAAA GCCGCCCCTGTGTTGATTGCCATGCCTTTGAGTTCATgcagagagctctgcaggaTTTAAAGAAGACAGCATATAATCTAGACACAAGG ACAGAAACTCTGCTTCTTCAGgtggaaaagagaaatctgTGTGACTGCATAGCTGCCAATCTACTGAACTGA